The DNA sequence aacGCTCAAATAACTGGaatatttctggagtgtgttttggaccctgggtttgaatcctggattGGCCAGGAAACCCCACTGTGGCTGACTTTAttgaatcatagagatggaagagaccccaagggccatccaatccaacccactgccatgcagggaaacacaatcaaagcattcccaacagagggccatccagcctctgtttaaaagcttccaaagaaggggacgccatcactctctgagggaatgtgttccactgtcaaacagcccttactgtcaggaagttcctcctaatgttgaggtagaatcttcAGTACTGTATTAAGAAGCCAAGTTCTCTCTATGGGGTTATCATGgagtcatggagttggaagagactacaagggccatccagtccaactcctttctgccatgtaggaactctcaatcaaagcatccctgacagatggctatccagactctgtttaaaggtccccaaagaaggagactccaccactttccaaggcagcatattccactgttgaacagcccttactgtcaggaagttcttcctaaggctgaggtggaatctcttttcctggagcttgcatccattgctctgtgtcctgttctctggagcagcagaaaacaagcttgctccctccttaatatgacatcccttcaaatacttaaacagggctatcatatcacctcttaaccttctcatccccagctccctaagtctctcctcataaggcatggccttcaccattttaattgccctcttttggacacgctccagtttctcaatgtcctttttgaattgtggtgcccagaactggacacagtatcccaggtggggtctgaccaaagcaggatacagtggcactattacttctcttgatctagacactatacttttattgatgcagcctagaatcacgttggcctttttagctgcagcatcacactcttgactcatgttgaacttgtggtctacttggactcctagatccctttcacatggagtctCCAATTCCTCCGTTAGGCCCCTAAACCAAGCCTTTGGTCCAGCTGGGTTCCCTAGCGAGGTGGTCGCTGCCCCACTGGGGCAGGTTGGGTCCCAGGTGGACCAAAGGCTTGGTTTCGGGACCTAATGGAGGAAGAGCATCGTTGCCGCGTGAAGAACGCCACCCCCGCCTCAGAAGAACCCCCTCCCTCCTAATCGTACCTCCGGAGGCACTTCCGGTGGAGCGCCAggacgctgctgctgctgctgctgcttctaccTGTGACCCGGCCTCTGGAGGAGAAGAGGTGAGCACCACAAAGCCGCGGCGCCTAGAGCGGACGGGCCATAGAGAGGATGGCGGCTAGAGCGTTCCAACCGGAAGCGGAAGTGGTCCTTCCCAGAAAAAGGCGTTTCCggtgtgctcctcctcctcctcctgcaaggTGACACACATGTGGAAGACGGCGGCGATGGTGTTGGGTGCCCCCGGCTTCTCTCCCGGGCTGCGGCTTTGGAGGCGAGGCCTGGCGGAAGGGTGGGCCCGCGGCGTCTTGGAGGTGCCGGCGGCGGGGGAAACGGCCCGGTTGGTGGCGGAGAAGACGAGGGCGCCGCCGCCGTTGAGGAGGTTCGTGGCCTGCCCAGAGTTGGCGCGGTCGGTGGCCGCTAAGTTGGGCAGCAAAGGAGGctctgaggggaaggaggaggaggccctctTTGTGGAATGCGAACCAGGTGagctgcggaggaggaggaggaggaaggactgGGCTCCTCTCTCTCCAGGGAGGCATCCAAGCCTTTCAGGTCCATTTATTGCCAACCTGCGTCCAGGTCAAGGCACTGAAGTGACATAAACTTGAGTCTATGGCACTGGGCCTTTAAACTCAGTTGCTGTGCTTCAGCCCCACAGTCTTATTGCTGGAACCATGCGCTGCCATGCGCACATCTAGGAGGAACAGGAGGGTGCTCTTTTCCATGAAAGGTTTGTTATAGATACTGAACACAACCTTTGTGCAACATTAATACTTCGATCAGAGTAGAGGCTTAAACTGGAGACTTTTCTGGTTCATGGCTCTGCTTCTTGGCCATTGTGCTGTGCAACACAAAGTACTAaagctgtgtctgcactgcagaaacaacccaggtTGACATCGCCATCGCCATGGCCCAGTGCTGGGAAATTCTgagagaactgtagttttgtgagacatttaatcttctgtgtcagagacctctggtgccacaacaaactactaatcccagggttccatgggatggggccatagcagttaaagcagttaaaactgggttatttctgcagtgtggatgccatCCGTCTTCAGAGCCTGAGactgggtttgtttgttgttcCTGTTTCCTATTTTAGCTGCTGGTAGATGCAacactcttatagaacatggctacatagccccaaaacccacacaaaattatggatgccggccatgaaagccttgctCTCTGTGTGCTTTTACAGATATCCTGATTCCCCAGCTATCAGTGTAGAAAATGTGCAGCTCTGGAAGGCTAAGGAGCCGCATTAGACCCACATGAGGCAAAACTTTTGTTGGGCAAATTTTGTCACAATTTGTTTTGACCACAAAGGGGctccaaatgtggtggaaatacCTCCCAACAGTCATTTTGGAGCAAGCTCCCCCATGTCTTGACCCATGGGAGGCCACAAAATCGCTTTAAGGGACAATATGCAGCATGCTCCTTGTCCGCCTCTGTGCTAGTAATGATACATATGCACTGCATTTGATCTATATTGACATAATTTCAAAATATACTTGTTAACAAAGAATTATACATTTTCCACATCTAACTTCCAAAGTGCTCTGAAATTTTGGCTGAAGCAGAATTTGTATATTGACTGTGGGTTTCATATCATAGGAATCTTGGGAACATGAAGAACAGTTAgattattaaaacatatacagtcgcccctgTTTTCATGCACTCTGAATCCGTGTCCCTTGCCTGTTTGCAGGCGGCATATGGAGAGGGACAAAATTGGGTGAGTGTCCTTGGTGCACACCCACAGGCACACACCACCAtgcaagccaatggggcttgaataccgGCTATTTTCCATTATTGTGGCGaggtgtgtctggaatggatccccctcgAAAACAGAGGGGCTACTGTATAACTTTTGTCACTTCCTGCTAAAACAGACAATCAATGTAAGAATGAAGACAGAGGATAAAGCAAAGCTGCCTCTGAAAACTTGAGGTAAAGCACTTTAGTAGCAGCATGCATCTTTCAGAGGCTTTCCATACAGCCCATCATATGATGTcattatatccccccccccccccacaaatcttCCCACTCCTTTGGTGCCCTGATTGTGCTGGGGAAGGTGGAACAGAAGAAGTATTGTGCAACTGTGCCCTCTTTCCCATTTCATCTTCATCAGAATTATTGAGACAGGAATGAGACTGATGTATCCTCCCACCCCAGAGTTATTAATTGAGATACCATGCAGTACAGAAATTTTAACTTCACCCACCCCTCAGTTCTCATTTAAAGCAAAACTGTTCAGTTCTAGACTTAAACTAGTTTCAGAGCAAAATATTGAACTCTGGCTGTTTTCACAGGTCCTGGCATCCTGACCCGAACGCTGCTCAATGCTGGTGCTCGTGTGATAGCACTAGAAAGTAACAACTCCTTTCTTCCTAACTTAGAGGTAGGTAtgttgtgttttggactttgattCTGGAGGGCagtgtttgaatccttgcttggccatggaaacccatcgaataaccttgggcatgtcatactcccttagcctcagaggaaagcaaaggcaaaccccccctctgaataattcttgctaAGGAAAACCCATGGTGGGgctgtcttagggttgccataagtaggaaatgacttgaaagcacataacagtaACAACATTTTTGTTACATTTAATTGGCCATTGATGAAGGAAATTTATCGTTataaaaaagaagataaattTAGGCACAACCTTTGTGCTTATTGCTCACACTTGCCCCAGCTGACATAGCTAATGGACTGGGCGATGGGAGTCATAGTAGGAAAAAATCTGAAGAGGCACAGGTCCACCTTTAATTTATTAAAGAAACGTGTGTTATACGATTGGGAAAGCTACTATGTTGTTAGTTTAGATAGACAATGTTGGGCTAGAAATATCTATGGATTGAGCAGTCTCTTTCATATGTTCAAATAACCTTTTGCTTATATTTAGTCTTTAAAGAATAAACTAGATGGCCAACTGGAAGTTGTGCATTGTGACTTCTTCAGATTGGACCCTATCAATTCTGGATCAATTAAACCTCCTGTGTTGTATTCTGAGAATCTTTTTGAGAACTTGGGCATCTCTGCTACTGCTTGGACAGCAGGTAAATTGTAATGTGTGCATATAGTTGCGAACAGACTGAAGATCAATATCTGACTGTTGCATTCCCCCTTTCTCCATTTGGTGTACTTAAGATGGGATATGATCCAGTAAAATTCTGTACATTagaatatttattgttattattatagtttatttttatagcgctgtaaatgtacacagcgctgtacatacaatgatcaaatcaataaaaatgaaacctgccaatggcgtacaatttACAATTACATTAGAATATGTGCAacagaatagcaatagcacttaaagGCAGTGTGAAATGGCACCAGTTAAAACACTTGCCACATTAtttcaaaaatgtgtattttgttttcaagaagaaacttttccTTGGTTTGTTAAAACTACTGTGTCTCAGGCGAGAGCTCTAGCACTGCATCTTTGAAGTGTTATGAGTGAAAAGTGGTCTGTAAATATAAAGATGTGGTGCCACCATTGGGAAAACTTTGTATGGGGTTGCCAACCTTAGGCTACCATACCAGAGCCTTAGAATTTCTTAAAATTGGTCTGTGGAATGTGTATCCCAGAGCCATTTTCATGCCCCTCCATGCTTCTCCTTGGAGTctaaatgttttctttaaaaaaacaaaaccaaacacttGACCCCACATGTCCTTTAAGAGGCACAGGGGAAGCAATTTTGCAGTGTTTCTTGCCCCTCGACCACTTCAGACCCAGGAGTTGTCTTTTTTCTTACAAACAGTGAACACTAACTTGATTTCCAAGTTAGGTTCTGTTATAAAACAGGACTAGGTCCTCTCCTAGTCAAAAAGTTCCCCAGCCCCCTTTCCCAAACATTATAAAATTGCCCcctagaggaggaaggaaaaatatcattttttgCAGGGAGGGGTGGCAGTGGGGAGGTTCAGCCCTTGAGGTTTCCTGGCGGGGGCTGTCATTACACCCCACTCATGCGCAAGAATTTCCCATTCCTGCTCCCAAACATGAGTGTATAATCTATGCTGCCTGGTGGATGGCAAGACCCGCTGTCCCCAGTGACGGTTCATGCACATGGCCACGCCTCCATTAGCAGCAGCCCcatttgtccctaatggtggcgcaACTgtatgcatgtgctgccattggggacaacgggacttgaggtcccatggattttggtatcagcgGGGTGGGAGTCCACAACAGACCCCTGTAGATACTGAAGTCTCACTGTATATGTTACTCCCTCATGGTTCCTCACTCAGATTACCACCTAACTTTATACTGCTGCCAGTTTAGGAATTGATATCAGAAGGATATGCTTCCTTGGAAGATACCCTAGGAGTCAAGGTCAATCATGGGTTTGAGAGAAAGAGTGAACATGCTTGTGTATGCCTTTGTAATTACACAAATGGAAAATTGCCTGAATTCAGTTGTTAGTCCCATCTAaagaatttgtttatttatttaaattatattcctCATTTTCTTGCAATAAGGGATCTAAAGTAATTACTTTGGGTACCATATTTCTCCTAACATGGGAATCAAAGTActgtagactcattgaatcaaagGAATTTACTAAAATATCAAtgtatatttatagtgttttgtttattattaagtATTAATGTACATTTATAGCATTAGGTATGCAGTTAtccctccgtttttgcagacttggagtccATATCCCTCAGAAATAAgcgaggggcaaatggagggcGACACAATGTGGTGCGCGCCCGAGGACATGCTGCCATTGGAGTCAATACGGACTCCAGTATTGGCGATTTTCCTGGGaggggttctggaacagatcccccacgaaaataGAGGGGCAATTGTATCTGTAATGCCATTTCCACCAAAtggtggaacatcaaacatatactgtacaatatgtttgatgttccaccaTTTAGTGGAAATAGCAttgtaaataaacattattattattattatttacatgttGCCATTAATTCAGTATGTTCACTGTTTGAATGAACATTTCTAAAGCACATAGCAGTGTGTTcgtatgtattgtgtgtgtgtgtgtgtgtgtgtaattgtatGCATGACAAATTAGTATACACGTGGGGACATAGGTGTGCTTGTGAATGCATCCAACATCACATGTGGCCTTTTGTTATTATTTGGTATCAGTCGAtttcaacttacagtgaccctatgaatgacagacctccaagtgCCTTGCTCAtgtcttccaaactcagggctTGACTGATTGAGCACCTGTAGTACAGTCtcccccttttcctactgccttccactttatcaagcgTTATTATCTTTCCCAGTGAGCCACATTGTCTCATGGTATGTTCAAAGTGCAACAGCCTaatttaggcgggatacagactgcccctttggggtggcctgcacccgcccctttccctgatggatcggggcctgagcggCCACAGCGACAGCCCCAGAGGCCCTTATCCGCTGCTTtcccaggcctcggggaagcggcaaaacgctgcttccccgcagcctggaaaggggtgtccttggggcttcatgtcccaggacaccccaacagcggcggggaaagaaaggggccgcttggctcctttctcttctgtattgctggcgtggctgctgaaagggtgccaaaAGTGCCCTGTAGCGGCGGCTGtacgtcacggccgcgctgcACCGTTTGGACACGGTGCGGCCATCACGTCAAAACGGTGGCGCCCATGGAGACAGGGTGCTGCCTTTTTGATGTAAggaggacgtactagggttagagagcgtgtgaatggtgtgcgctccctaaccctagaattgctgCCGCCATGCTACATTTTGGCGGTATGTATTCCGCCTTAGTCACATTAGCTTCTATTGAaaattcaggcctgatttgctctaggacccgtTCACTTGTGTTTTTTTTAGCAAGTGTGCCTCTTGAGGTGTAAATCCCTGCTATTAGAAGCAGGAAAGTTCACATAAGGTCTTAGTACACAAACTGCAATTTGTTATTAATGATGGGAAAGATTATATTGGTAATAGTTTCATTGATGCCATCTACTTCATCACTCATTTGTAAAATCAATTTTTATCTCACTCTTACGTAGAGACATATATAGTATGTTTTTCATTCAACTTGTTTCCTTTTCTAAACAGGTGTTCCTCTAAAAGTGGTTGGAATTGTTccacaaaaaagagaaaggaatgtgCTATGGAAGCTAATCTATTCCTTATATGAACGCAGTTCTGTATATAAATATGGAAGAATAGAACTGAACCTGTTTGTCAGTGAAAAAGAATACAAGGTATATATTATATGTACAAGAATTTTTGCTAATAGGTCGattgattttgtgtttttttcccaaaTGGCCATTTTTAACATGatgatgtattatttatttgtattttaaacaaaacattttatgcttcttttataaataaatcattgtGTAATTAATTGTTTTGTGGTCTGCTCTAAAGAACCTAAAGGTGAATAAATGATAATCTAATCTATTGTATTGGCAGTAAGACCTAGCAGTTAAATATTATACAGTCAGAGAATAGACAGCAAGTTCACCTTATTTATTTCTAATGGAGCAATATCTGAAATCCAGTGGTGACCATCTGCCAAAACAACTTAATAAGATGGCAGTCTACCCCAAAGGGTTAGGGGACCCTCTAATTTggtggaaggaagcaaggaaagcaGGGTAGGTCCCGTAGTGTCCCATCTAAGAATCTGTGCTTGTATGGTGTTGGATGAGATCCATAGCCTCctttttaaataggaaaaaacaggCTTCAAAGCTTTCCACAATTTGCTTTTTCCTTGGAATAAATATCAACTGTCAGTTTTTCAAGAAAGATATCTTTGTTAGAGTATGAGTTTATGTGTGTGTAGCTATACAATAAGGAAGTCTTATAATAAGGAAATATACTGTGCAAATATCCAAAGGCATTTTGTTATTCTTGAGCAAAGTTGTTACACTGGGTGAAAGGTCTGTTGATTTATATTCTCATGGTATAATTAAACTTCAGCAAATATTTGGAGAATTGCAATAATgatcaacaaataaaataaaataaaaactggaaaCCCAAACTATTGGTTGCACATCATAATCCTCAGAGCATTCATCTGCTTAATATATAAACATACTATATATAAACATTTTGCACTTTAGAATTATTGCAGTCGTTTTAAGGATGAAGGAACAGTGTTTGAAAAACATTAAATTTAAACCGGCCTGTGGAATTACATATGTTGTCTCCCTGACTGCAACAGGAACAATTTTGCTGTGACAAATTGCTTCTAATATGATCTCTGCTGTGTATGCTGAACTGACATCTATGCctcgattaaaaaaaaaattgatgctaTTTAGAACTTCTTGACTTAATTATGTTTTTTGAGTTCTACAGATAGGATTTTATTgataatttagaaatatataaaatataacttctgttttgtctttgtCAGACTCTTGTTGCAAAGCCTGAAGAAGCACGAATTTATCAAGCACTAAGTGTACTTTGGCAAACAGCTTGTGATATTCAGCTTCTGCATATGGTATATGTTCTTATTTTATAATACAAACATCCTGGCCTTTGGCACTTAATAGTAATGTTGGATATGTTGCACATAATACAAGTATTTTCAGAATGGTGTGTAAACTTTGGGTTTGGTTTTAGTCTACTTCTTCCTGTGTGCCAGCAGGAAGAGTTTCCTGTTCCTCCTGGGTGAAAATATGCTCAGGAGAGTGCCCTGCTGTGCCACTTGCTATGTTACATTTATGTAGAATGGAACATCTACTGGTAGAGGAATACCTCAGTACTCTTTGTGTAAGAAGAAGCTCACTTGCATCACTTGTGAATTTCATAAGCTCATTATTATACTTTTTCAAGAAATGATTTTGTCTTTTCTGTGGCACTTGTCAGATTATGATTGCTTATATTCTTACAATGAGATCTGTTAGTTGATCACTACATATATTATTGGGCAGTCATGGTTTACGACTGTATTGAGAAGTCGCTGCTgaaagttgttgttatttatttcattcatttatataccacctttctcctgacAGCTAATAAAATTTAGAACAGTgcaagttaaaaataatacaaagcattaaaatgttgatacaaagtttaaaagacaattttaaaaagttaaaaacattacacatttgtgggtttttggggctatgtggccatgttctggaagaagagagccacatagccccccaccccaccccaaaatacctatggatgccagctatgaaagcctttgattacacattaaaatttaaaatgtatttaaaactctATACAAAACTCAATGCATTTAAAGTCCAGCCCTTATCAGTTTGAGAAACCCTGGCAgcataagaatgtttttatcttgtaccATAAGAGCAGCAGGGAAGGGGTCAACCTGGCCTTTCTAAGGTGGaagttccagaggctgggagcagccactgagaaggccctttcccttgttcccgccaaatgagcctgagagggtggtgggacagagaggaaggCCTCTAGTGATGATCTCAGTGCTCTAGTGCGCttgtaaagggagatatggtccttcaaataacctggaacCAAGCCTtacagggctttataagtcaaaaccagcactttgaattgtgaactgatctagataatccatcttaTCCAGGAACCCATGGAGTTGAGAAGCCAGTACACACTACAGCACTTTGCACAAAAAGGAAAGGTTGGAAACTGGCCTACACAGTATCCAGGCa is a window from the Sceloporus undulatus isolate JIND9_A2432 ecotype Alabama chromosome 1, SceUnd_v1.1, whole genome shotgun sequence genome containing:
- the TFB2M gene encoding dimethyladenosine transferase 2, mitochondrial isoform X2, encoding MWKTAAMVLGAPGFSPGLRLWRRGLAEGWARGVLEVPAAGETARLVAEKTRAPPPLRRFVACPELARSVAAKLGSKGGSEGKEEEALFVECEPGPGILTRTLLNAGARVIALESNNSFLPNLESLKNKLDGQLEVVHCDFFRLDPINSGSIKPPVLYSENLFENLGISATAWTAGVPLKVVGIVPQKRERNVLWKLIYSLYERSSVYKYGRIELNLFVSEKEYKEPWSSFLTNSRNGGLSIPKSVLLQNDHLCLVRMTPRKDLFTDNLTTVNSNIFIVIVKQCLAKGKTKLIDKLNLWSCESGKKLLRQLEMPENITTGSLYPEQYKCLFELMEQSNEFDQSWLYDDDCLEDNMGINI
- the TFB2M gene encoding dimethyladenosine transferase 2, mitochondrial isoform X1, encoding MWKTAAMVLGAPGFSPGLRLWRRGLAEGWARGVLEVPAAGETARLVAEKTRAPPPLRRFVACPELARSVAAKLGSKGGSEGKEEEALFVECEPGPGILTRTLLNAGARVIALESNNSFLPNLESLKNKLDGQLEVVHCDFFRLDPINSGSIKPPVLYSENLFENLGISATAWTAGVPLKVVGIVPQKRERNVLWKLIYSLYERSSVYKYGRIELNLFVSEKEYKTLVAKPEEARIYQALSVLWQTACDIQLLHMEPWSSFLTNSRNGGLSIPKSVLLQNDHLCLVRMTPRKDLFTDNLTTVNSNIFIVIVKQCLAKGKTKLIDKLNLWSCESGKKLLRQLEMPENITTGSLYPEQYKCLFELMEQSNEFDQSWLYDDDCLEDNMGINI